Within Sporosarcina sp. PTS2304, the genomic segment ATTGTAAAAAGCTTAGGTTGTTCTTATTCTCACTATCTTTGTCCGCTTTGTAAAGAGCAATGAAACAAATTGCTAAGTAATGTCCGTATTATGTCCTCATTAATACATTCCCACTTCACCGCAACTCATCCCCCAAAGGAACAATCACCTCATTCAACACATGAATCCAATCCCGCTTCATCTCCGGCCCATACTTCAACGGCTTTGCATCTGGATTTTTAGCTTTATACTTATCGAATTCCTTACTGTCCAAAATCCCCCGGATATTCGGTATAGTATCTGATCCGACAGTATACTGAATCGCCGATAAATGAAGTTGATCCTCTTTCACAAACCATGTATTCGATTGCGTTTCTATCGCTTCGTCATATGCCGATGTGAAATAACGTCGCTTGACTGCGAAAATATCTTCATCTTCGTCTACTTCCTTGGCGTCGATGGCATTCAGAATATCCGTATAGACATTTTTCACGACCTCCGACTTATTCAGTTTCTGAAGGGCTTTTTCGATTTCTTCTCGGATGTCCGGGCTGTTCGCTGCGTAGGTTTCCAGTAAGCGGTCGATATAGGTCGAGTCGATGTCATACAACTTGATCGCGTTATCTCCATAGAACTCGATTCCTGAAAAGTCTGGATCGTCATCGGGATTTCCTGGTTCCCTTTCATCTGTCAGTGAACCCTTTACGGTATTGTAAATTCCTACATAATCCTCCAGCACTTTCACTTGATCTTGAAGCGCTTTTGATTTCTCCATGTCATCGTTGTAGTCATCGTACGTAACCAATGCTTCATAAGCATTGTTCAGCTCTTGGAAGGCTTTAACGAACTCAATACGTTGTTCGATCGGTGAATGTTCGTCGATACTTTCAGGATTCGGTACTGATGCAGTAAATGACGAATGGGCTTTTTTGAAGCGTTTCTTCGAGTCTTTGTATGACGGATACACCAGATTAGTTTCTTCCTGCGCTTGCGAATACAGTTTCGTTGCTTCGTTCACATTGTATTCCATCGTCGCTGGCTTCCTGAATGTGACAATCAAGCCCTTCTTTTTCCCTGGATACGTTCGGTTCGTTCGGGAAAATGCTTGAATCAAGTTCGCATAGCTAAGATTGCGATCGACAAATAGCGTTTGAACCGTAGGCGCATCAAATCCTGTTAACAGTCGATCGACGACTATGACTAAATCGACTTGCTTACCTAACTGTTTAAATTCGGCTCTCTTACGCGCCAGTCGGTTGTTGATATCGCCATTGTAACGATTAATATCTTCTATCGACCAAGACGTTCCGTAATACGCATTGTAATCGTTGATGATTTCTTTCATCTCGTCTTGATTCTCTTTAGAGTCCTCTTCATTTTCCTGCAATGAATACGTGATGGCCACTCGTGGAAAGTCAGGATCGTCAATCGTGCGACCTGTTCGAATCGGATGCCCAGCGAACTCCTTCGTCAGCCAATCCGGATCACGTGTCATTTCTTTGATCGCATGATAGTAACGCTTCGCCATCGCGATTGAGCTAGTCGTCAAGATGGCAGACTTCTGGGGTCTTCCGTTTTCAAAGTCAAATTTTGTATAGGCATTATCAGGGCGGAATATTTTATGCAAGACCTTTTGAATATGCTCGTCCTGTTCATAAGAAGAAGGTTCGATATACGTTTCTCTTTCGATTCCAGTCATTTTATCGATTTCATCATTTACTTCATTATCGGTAAGTGCTGCGTATTTCTCTTTCGCGCGCAATTGTGCAAAGATATAGTTGGTCAACGAGACCGGTTCAATCGTGTCTTCGTGTTCGACTTGAAAGCCCAATACCGCTCCGTCATCAAGTGCATTTTTAATCGTGTACGTATGCAGTACTTCACCGTACTGATCACGTGTTGTACGTGCCAACCGTCCTTTTGCTTGTTTCTTGTTCTCTTCAAAGATCGGTGTGCCAGTAAAGCCGAACCATGTAGAGTTCGGGAAGAATTTCTTGATCGCTTCCATTCCCTCAGCACTTAACGCCCGGTGACATTCATCGACAATGAACACGATATGTTGGCCCATCAGTTTCTTGAAACGTTGCGATCCTTTTTGTTCTTCTTGTCTTTCCGCATAGCGCAAAGCCGCTTCCAACTTTTGACGCGTTGTGATAATGACCGTATTCGAATTGGCACTCGACAGCAATGTATCACTCAACTCTTTGGAGCTGCCTGTCCCGACAATTAAACTATTCGACTTCGCCGTACCGGATGAAATGCCCGTATTATATTCCGACGCAAACTTCGTAAATTCACTTGTCGTTTGATTGTCCAAGTCTTTCCTGTCAATCAACATGACGGTACGATCCACGCCCGCTTTTTTCGCGAGTAGCTTGGTCGATACAAAGCTCGTCAACGTCTTCCCAGAACCTGTCGCGTGCCAGACATAGCCTGATTGGTGCTTCATTGCCGACGTGAACAACGCCTCGATCGCATGGATTTGATACGAATGCAGCACCATCAACGCTTTGTTGTCCTGGTCTTCACTGACGATCGTATAGTTCGCGATCAACCGATGAGCGTCCGGTATATTGAGGACTTGCTTGACGAACTCATAGAGATTGTCCACTTTCCGATTATCCGTCGTACGCCAACTGAAGACGAACTTCTTGTGCATATCTTTCGGCATGGCATTCGCGAAGTAGCGAGTCGTTTGTTCATTCGATATGATAAACAGCTGCAAAGTAGAGAAGATGTTATTACGGAACAATCCTTCTTCTGCATACTTCTTGATTTGATTATAGGCTTGATAGACGCCATCTTTCGCCGTCGCTTGTTTCAATTCGATTTGCACGATCGGCAATCCATTGATCAATAACGTGACATCAAATCGTCGGTCCCGTTCGTCTACACTCGTTTTCCCCTTCGCAATCTGATGAACGACCTCGTATGTAGAGATCCCGCCACCTATATCTTGATTGGAGTACAGAACCAACGATATCGCCCCGATCGAAACATCTTCCCGTTCAATCGTAATACGAGCAATGCCATTCTCCCCCTTCAGCCACTTCGCCGCTTCAAAGGGCGTCTTCGTTTTCAGCAGTAGTTCGGTCTTGATCGTATCGAACTCTGCATCGGTCAACGGGGTGCCACCGATCTCGGCTAAGTTATTCTGAATAATTTTTTGCCGCAAGTTCTTCCATAGGTCATCTTCTGATTTGAGGTCAGGACGGTAATTCCATTGATTATGTCCTTCTCCCAACACTTCAATCAAGCGACGTTCCACTTCTTCTTCATCGTTATGAGGAATCTTCGTCATGCCTAGTCCTCCTTTCTGGCTGCTTAGACAAACATCTTTTGTAGGAATGCTTTTTTTGTTTGTTGCAGGGCTTCTAGTTCTTGTTGACTTATAGAGATAACTTTGTCAATTCCTTTAAAAAACTTACTGATTGCCTCTTGTTCCTGACTACTCGGAAGTTTAATAGTTAAGTTTCCAAGTTGCGCAAGAGAAAGATTAGGTTGCGCTCCTACTGTTGGATTTCTTTTAATATATTCTTCTACGGTTCTTCCTTTTAGATATGTTTCTACAAAGCCCGTATTTCCATTTTTCAATCTAATGATTGCTAATGCTTGATTTGTATTGGCTGGGAGTATTCCCTCTTTAACAATAGATGTTCTACCCAGAGTTCCAGCAATAGAGAATAAAATATCATCGGCTTTTAATTGTGATCTCTTTAAGTATCCTTCATGCTCCTCCTTTGAAACTTTTGATGTTAATGTGATAACACCAGAATATGAGTCAATATTTTCTACTTTTATTAAGTTCACATCTCCCTTGCTATATTTATCTTTAGGAGTTGTTCCCTTTGTAATTAACTTTGTTATATCAGCTAGCTTATATACTTTCCAATTGTCTAAGAAACCTGGAAACCGAACTTCCGGCACTGCTTCCCCTTCTTTTGGAAACATCTTTTGCAAGAATCCTTGTTTTGTTTGTTTGAGGATGGTTAGTTCTTGTTGTTGAAGAGCGATAGTTTCATCTAACCTTTCAAAAAACATTCCAATTTTCACTTGTTCTTCATAAATAGGAATAAAAGCAAATAGTTTTATAAGCTTATTAACCGCCAACCCTGGTTGAGCAGATTGATCTGAGTATTGTCTGAGATTCATTTTCTCTAGAAGATAAAACAAAAATTTTGTATCATTTTCTTTGCTAGCTTTTACCACAATGGCATGTTCCGTAAAAAAAGATTTCCCCTGGAATATATTAACGTTTCCACATAGTGCGCCTTGTCTTCCAATAAATGCATACAGTCCCTCATAATTATATGTGTTAGTATATCCACGAAGTCCATTACCACCAAATACAGGATACATACCTTCATCTAAAATATCATGTGACTTAATATTCTTTCCGCTTTGGAAAACATCACATACTTCTCCTAATTTCAATCTCTCCCATTTATTGTCGTATCCTAAAAATCTTAGTTTCGGGATATTTTTACTTAACACGATTGAACACCTCTAATGCACCTTTAATCCACTGAGAATCTTCACTATTAAAGTTTAACGATGAAATCATATTAAATATTTCCTTTTCTTTTTTTACTTTTTCGCTATAGATACCATTAATATTTGAGCCGATTGAAGCCATGTCTACAGGTTCTTCTTCTTCAAAAGTATCTACATATCGCGGAATATTCAAATTGAAATCATTTTCTTTAATTTCTTCAAATGTAGCAACATAAGCATACTTCTCTACATTTTCGCGATTAACATACGTTTTGAAAATCTGTTCTATATGTTCTGTCGACAGCTTGTTTTGATTCCCTACTTTATTAAAGTCTTTACTCGCATCAATAAATAACACATCACGAGTAGAACGATTTTTCTTCAAGATAATAACAGTTGTTGGAATCGAAGTCCCAAAGAACAGATTAGCTGGCATACCAATTACCGCATCTATATTGCCGTCTTCCAATAACTTCTTTCGAATAATACCTTCCGCAGCCCCACGGAATAACACGCCATGCGGTAGAACGATCGCCATCGTTCCTGAATCTTTCAAGTGATACAGTCCATGTAATAAAAACGCAAAGTCTGCTTTTGATTTTGGTGCCAGTCTTCCATATCGATTGAAACGAGAGTCATCCAGGAACGTTTCATCTGCTGACCACTTCGCTGAATACGGTGGGTTCATTAAGACGGTATCAAATGTATAAGGTTCTTCTGTTGGCCAGTCCTTGTTCAACGTATCCCCGTTGCTTAAACGCATGTCTTCTTTGTCTACGCCATGCAAGATCAAGTTCATCTTTGCCAGGTTGTATGTGGTCGTGTTTAACTCTTGTCCATGATATTTGACGCTTTCAGGATGATTGATATAGTTCCGGACGTTCAACATCAATGAACCTGATCCCATTGTCGGGTCATATACGCTGAACAACTTTTTATCTTCTTGGCCAAATGCTGCAATACGTGCCATCATGACGGATACTTCATGTGGTGTATAGAATTCTCCAGCTTTCTTGCCCGCTTCGGAAGCGAACTGACTGATCAAGAACTCATAGGCATCTCCAATTA encodes:
- a CDS encoding type I restriction-modification system subunit M, encoding MAELNTILFSAADNLRSKMDASEYKNYLLGLIFYKYLSDRLLVKVVELADESLEEYDTADKQTQLYRELLTDEDVKDDLIETLVDTLGYDIEPDFLFNVLANQAKQNTFQLNDLNKAFIDLSTKYDQFNGLFDDVDLTSKKLGSDPQQRNITITEVIKKLNPIDLLGHGGDVIGDAYEFLISQFASEAGKKAGEFYTPHEVSVMMARIAAFGQEDKKLFSVYDPTMGSGSLMLNVRNYINHPESVKYHGQELNTTTYNLAKMNLILHGVDKEDMRLSNGDTLNKDWPTEEPYTFDTVLMNPPYSAKWSADETFLDDSRFNRYGRLAPKSKADFAFLLHGLYHLKDSGTMAIVLPHGVLFRGAAEGIIRKKLLEDGNIDAVIGMPANLFFGTSIPTTVIILKKNRSTRDVLFIDASKDFNKVGNQNKLSTEHIEQIFKTYVNRENVEKYAYVATFEEIKENDFNLNIPRYVDTFEEEEPVDMASIGSNINGIYSEKVKKEKEIFNMISSLNFNSEDSQWIKGALEVFNRVK
- a CDS encoding restriction endonuclease subunit S, translating into MLSKNIPKLRFLGYDNKWERLKLGEVCDVFQSGKNIKSHDILDEGMYPVFGGNGLRGYTNTYNYEGLYAFIGRQGALCGNVNIFQGKSFFTEHAIVVKASKENDTKFLFYLLEKMNLRQYSDQSAQPGLAVNKLIKLFAFIPIYEEQVKIGMFFERLDETIALQQQELTILKQTKQGFLQKMFPKEGEAVPEVRFPGFLDNWKVYKLADITKLITKGTTPKDKYSKGDVNLIKVENIDSYSGVITLTSKVSKEEHEGYLKRSQLKADDILFSIAGTLGRTSIVKEGILPANTNQALAIIRLKNGNTGFVETYLKGRTVEEYIKRNPTVGAQPNLSLAQLGNLTIKLPSSQEQEAISKFFKGIDKVISISQQELEALQQTKKAFLQKMFV
- a CDS encoding type I restriction endonuclease subunit R; translated protein: MTKIPHNDEEEVERRLIEVLGEGHNQWNYRPDLKSEDDLWKNLRQKIIQNNLAEIGGTPLTDAEFDTIKTELLLKTKTPFEAAKWLKGENGIARITIEREDVSIGAISLVLYSNQDIGGGISTYEVVHQIAKGKTSVDERDRRFDVTLLINGLPIVQIELKQATAKDGVYQAYNQIKKYAEEGLFRNNIFSTLQLFIISNEQTTRYFANAMPKDMHKKFVFSWRTTDNRKVDNLYEFVKQVLNIPDAHRLIANYTIVSEDQDNKALMVLHSYQIHAIEALFTSAMKHQSGYVWHATGSGKTLTSFVSTKLLAKKAGVDRTVMLIDRKDLDNQTTSEFTKFASEYNTGISSGTAKSNSLIVGTGSSKELSDTLLSSANSNTVIITTRQKLEAALRYAERQEEQKGSQRFKKLMGQHIVFIVDECHRALSAEGMEAIKKFFPNSTWFGFTGTPIFEENKKQAKGRLARTTRDQYGEVLHTYTIKNALDDGAVLGFQVEHEDTIEPVSLTNYIFAQLRAKEKYAALTDNEVNDEIDKMTGIERETYIEPSSYEQDEHIQKVLHKIFRPDNAYTKFDFENGRPQKSAILTTSSIAMAKRYYHAIKEMTRDPDWLTKEFAGHPIRTGRTIDDPDFPRVAITYSLQENEEDSKENQDEMKEIINDYNAYYGTSWSIEDINRYNGDINNRLARKRAEFKQLGKQVDLVIVVDRLLTGFDAPTVQTLFVDRNLSYANLIQAFSRTNRTYPGKKKGLIVTFRKPATMEYNVNEATKLYSQAQEETNLVYPSYKDSKKRFKKAHSSFTASVPNPESIDEHSPIEQRIEFVKAFQELNNAYEALVTYDDYNDDMEKSKALQDQVKVLEDYVGIYNTVKGSLTDEREPGNPDDDPDFSGIEFYGDNAIKLYDIDSTYIDRLLETYAANSPDIREEIEKALQKLNKSEVVKNVYTDILNAIDAKEVDEDEDIFAVKRRYFTSAYDEAIETQSNTWFVKEDQLHLSAIQYTVGSDTIPNIRGILDSKEFDKYKAKNPDAKPLKYGPEMKRDWIHVLNEVIVPLGDELR